A genomic stretch from Gopherus evgoodei ecotype Sinaloan lineage chromosome 18, rGopEvg1_v1.p, whole genome shotgun sequence includes:
- the DRAXIN gene encoding draxin, with amino-acid sequence MASSSCSLSPFFFFCVLVLSDICSVGSLDSGTQDKNIPENNNNLQNEELWQHQPRAGHHRRHGGAKKDRAHGMTSRGQVSGEEALRLASGTPAGEDQGAIQGPAALKQQKDVFLGFEFPYPERENQSPGSERGKKQNREHRRHSRRERLKQHRGKGPDPGPSSLYKKPENFEGQFQNLQVEEFTGLAPTVLLFTTLETGASTEEPPALSAASLRPQARVRQDGDVMPTLDMALFDWTDYEDLKPEMWPSAKRKEKHHSKSPSSGNETMAAEGEPCDHHLDCLPGSCCDLREHLCKPHNRGLNNKCYDDCMCTQGLRCYAKFHRNRRVTRRKGRCVEPESASGDQGSFINV; translated from the exons ATGGCatcttcctcctgctccttgtcccctttctttttcttctgtgtcctGGTTCTCTCTGACATCTGCTCAGTGGGCTCCCTGGACTCTGGCACCCaggacaaaaacatcccagagaATAACAACAACCTTCAAAACGAGGAGCTGTGGCAGCATCAGCCCAGAGCAGGGCACCACCGCAGGCATGGTGGAGCCAAGAAGGACAGGGCCCATGGCATGACTTCCAGAGGGCAGGTGTCTGGAGAGGAGGCCCTCAGGCtggcaagtgggactccagcggGGGAGGACCAGGGAGCAATCCAGGGGCCCGCTGCCCTGAAGCAGCAGAAGGACGTGTTTCTGGGCTTTGAGTTCCCATATCCTGAGAGAGAGAACCAGTCCCCGGGGTCGGAGAGGGGGAAGAAGCAGAACCGGGAGCACCGGCGGCACAGCCGCAGGGAAAGGCTGAAACAACACAGAG GCAAAGGCCCTGACCCTGGTCCAAGCTCGCTGTATAAGAAGCCTGAAAACTTTGAGGGGCAGTTTCAAAACCTGCAGGTGGAGGAATTCACGGGTCTGGCTCCCACGGTGCTCCTCTTCACCACGCTGGAGACAGGAGCTTCTACTGAGGAACCACCAGCTCTTTCAGCCGCATCCCTTCGGCCCCAG GCCCGTGTCAGGCAAGATGGGGACGTGATGCCCACCCTGGATATGGCTCTGTTTGATTGGACAGATTATGAAGACCTCAAGCCAGAAATGTGGCCATCTGCCAAGAGGAAAG AGAAACACCATAGTAAGAGCCCCAGCAGTGGGAATGAAACCATGGCAGCTGAAGGAGAACCATGTGACCATCACCTTGACTGCCTCCCAG GATCCTGCTGTGACTTGCGTGAGCACCTCTGCAAACCGCACAATCGAGGCCTTAACAACAAATGTTATGATGACTGCATGTGCACTCAGG GGCTACGTTGCTACGCCAAATTTCACCGGAACCGAAGAGTGACCCGGAGGAAAGGGCGTTGTGTGGAGCCGGAGTCAGCCAGCGGTGATCAGGGATCGTTCATTAACGTGTAG